One genomic region from Prunus persica cultivar Lovell chromosome G3, Prunus_persica_NCBIv2, whole genome shotgun sequence encodes:
- the LOC18782263 gene encoding LOW QUALITY PROTEIN: pre-mRNA-processing-splicing factor 8A (The sequence of the model RefSeq protein was modified relative to this genomic sequence to represent the inferred CDS: inserted 2 bases in 1 codon), translating into MWNNGQIAPPGTGGSSIPPPPAAQPSYTVLPSPADAEARLEEKARKWQQLNSKRYSDKRKFGFVESQKEDMPPEHVRKIIRDHGDMSSKKFRHDKRVYLGALKFVPHAVYKLLENMPMPWEQVRDVKVLYHITGAITFVNEIPWVVEPIYLAQWGTMWIMMRREKRDRRHFKRMRFPPFDDEEPPLDYADNLLDVDPLEPIQLELDEEEDSAVYTWFYDHKPLVKTKLINGPSYRKWHLSLPIMATLHRLAGQLLSDLIDRNYFYLFDMESFFTAKALNMCIPGGPKFEPLYRDMEKGDEDWNEFNDINKLIIRSPLRTEYRIAFPHLYNNRPRKVKLCVYHTPMVMYIKTEDPDLPAFYYDPLIHPIPSTNKERREKKTFDEEEDDVFGLPEGVGPFLQDTQLYTDTTAAGISLLFAPRPFNMRSGRTRRAEDIPLVSEWYKEHCPPSYPVKVRVSYQKLLKCFVLNELHHRPPKAQKKKHLFRSLQATKFFQTTELDWAEAGLQVVXAGLYMLNLLIHRKNLNYLHLDYNFNLKPVKTLTTKERKKSRFGNAFHLCREILRLTKLVVDANIQFRLGNVDAFQLADGLQYTFSHVGQLTGMYRYKYRLMRQIRMCKDLKHLIYYRFNTGPVGKGPGCGFWAPMWRVWLFFLRGIVPLLERWLGNLLARQFEGRHSKGVAKTVTKQRVESHFDLELRAAVMHDVLDAMPEGIKQNKARTILQHLSEAWRCWKANIPWKVPGLPVPIENMILRYVKSKADWWTNVAHYNRERIRRGATVDKTVCRKNLGRLTRLWLKAEQERQHNYLKDGPYVTPEEAVAIYTTTVHWLESRKFSPIPFPPLSYKHDTKLLILALERLKESYSVAVRLNQLQREELGLIEQAYDNPHEALSRIKRHLLTQRAFKEVGIEFMDLYSYLIPVYEIEPLEKITDAYLDQYLWYEGDKRHLFPNWIKPADSEPPPLLVYKWCQGINNLQSVWDTSEGQCVVMLQTKFEKFFEKIDLTMLNRLLRLVLDHNIADYVTAKNNVVLSYKDMSHTNSYGLIRGLQFASFVVQYYGLVLDLLLLGLTRASEIAGPPQMPNEFITYWDTKVETRHPIRLYSRYIDRVHILFRFTHEEARDLIQRYLTEHPDPNNENMVGYNNKKCWPRDARMRLMKHDVNLGRSVFWDMKNRLPRSITTLEWENSFVSVYSKDNPNLLFSMCGFEVRILPKIRMSQEAFSNTRDGVWNLQNEQTKERTAVAFLRVDDEHMKVFENRVRQILMSSGSTTFTKIVNKWNTALIGLMTYFREATVHTQELLDLLVKCENKIQTRIKIGLNSKMPSRFPPVIFYTPKEIGGLGMLSMGHILIPQSDLRYSQQTDVGVTHFRSGMSHEEDQLIPNLYRYIQPWESEFIDSQRVWAEYALKRQEAQAQNRRLTLEDLEDSWDRGIPRINTLFQKDRHTLAYDKGWRVRTDFKQYQVLKQNPFWWTHQRHDGKLWNLNNYRTDVIQALGGVEGILEHTLFKGTYFPTWEGLFWEKASGFEESMKYKKLTNAQRSGLNQIPNRRFTLWWSPTINRANVYVGFQVQLDLTGIFMHGKIPTLKISLIQIFRAHLWQKIHESVVMDLCQVLDQELDALEIETVQKETIHPRKSYKMNSSCADILLFAAHRWPMSKPSLVAEPKDVFDQKASNKYWIDVQLRWGDYDSHDIERYTRAKFMDYTTDNMSIYPSPTGVMIGLDLAYNLHSAFGNWFPGSKPLLQQAMNKIMKSNPALYVLRERIRKGLQLYSSEPTEPYLSSQNYGEIFSNQIIWFVDDTNVYRVTIHKTFEGNLTTKPINGAIFIFNPRTGQLFLKVIHTSVWAGQKRLGQLAKWKTAEEVAALVRSLPVEEQPKQIIVTRKGMLDPLEVHLLDFPNIVIKGSELQLPFQACLKIEKFGDLILKATEPQMVLFNIYDDWLKSISSYTAFSRLILILRALHVNNEKAKMLLKPDKTVITEPHHIWPSLSDDQWMKVEVALRDLILSDYAKKNNVNTSALTQSEIRDIILGAEITPPSQQRQQIAEIEKQAKEASQLTAVTTRTTNVHGDELIVTTTSPYEQNAFGSKTDWRVRAISATNLYLRVNHIYVNSEDIKETGYTYIMPKNILKKFICIADLRTQIAGYLYGISPPDNPQVKEIRCIAMAPQWGTHQQVHLPSALPEHDFLNDLEPLGWMHTQPNELPQLSPQDLTTHAKILENTKQWDGEKCIILTCSFTPGSCSLTAYKLTPSGYEWGRVNKDTGSNPHGYLPTHYEKVQMLLSDRFLGFYMIPDTGPWNYNFMGVKHTPSMKYGIKLGTPREYYHEDHRPTHYLEFSNLEEGDTVEGDRDDTFT; encoded by the exons GAGttagacgaagaagaagattccGCTGTGTATACTTGGTTTTATGACCATAAACCTCTTGTTAAGACAAAGCTCATTAATGGTCCAAGTTATCGGAAGTGGCATCTTTCGCTTCCAATCATGGCAACCCTTCATCGACTTGCAGGACAGCTACTTTCTGATTTGATTGACCGCAATTATTTTTACTTGTTTGACATGGAGTCCTTTTTTACAGCCAAAGCACTGAATATGTGCATCCCTG GTGGACCTAAATTTGAACCCTTGTATCGGGATATGGAGAAAGGGGATGAGGACTGGAATGAGTTCAATGACATTAATAAACTCATTATTCGGTCACCTCTCAGAACAGAGTACAGAATTGCATTCCCTCATCTCTACAACAATAGACCCAGGAAGGTAAAGCTTTGTGTGTATCACACACCCATGGTGATGTACATAAAAACCGAGGATCCTGATCTACCTGCGTTTTATTATGATCCATTGATACACCCAATACCCAGCACCAACAAGGAGCGGcgtgagaagaaaacttttgaTGAGGAGGAAGATGATGTTTTTGGTTTACCGGAGGGGGTGGGACCATTTCTGCAAGATACTCAGCTTTATACTGACACCACAGCTGCTGGAATCTCCCTCTTGTTTGCGCCACGCCCTTTTAACATGAGATCTGGTCGGACACGTCGAGCAGAAGATATACCCCTTGTGTCAGAGTGGTATAAGGAACATTGTCCTCCGTCGTATCCAGTTAAAGTTCGGGTCAGCTATCAGAAATTGCTGAAGTGTTTTGTGTTGAATGAGCTACATCATAGACCACCTAAGgctcaaaagaagaaacattTGTTTCGATCTCTTCAAGCTACTAAATTTTTCCAGACTACAGAGCTTGATTGGGCTGAAGCGGGTCTTCAAGTTGT AGCAGGATTATACATGCTAAATCTATTGATTCATAGGAAAAATTTGAACTACCTTCATCttgattataattttaatctGAAGCCTGTGAAAACACTGACAACAAAAGAGCGTAAGAAATCCCGGTTTGGTAATGCTTTTCATCTTTGCCGTGAAATCTTGCGGTTGACAAAGCTTGTAGTTGATGCTAATATCCAGTTCCGTTTGGGTAATGTTGATGCCTTCCAATTGGCTGATGGCTTGCAATACACATTTTCTCATGTTGGTCAGTTGACTGGAATGTACCGTTACAAGTATAGGTTGATGAGGCAGATTAGAATGTGCAAGGATTTGAAGCATTTGATTTACTATCGGTTCAATACTGGGCCAGTTGGGAAAGGACCCGGATGCGGGTTCTGGGCACCAATGTGGAGGGTATGGTTGTTCTTCCTTCGGGGCATAGTTCCTCTTCTAGAACGGTGGTTGGGAAATTTACTTGCAAGGCAATTTGAAGGGCGGCATTCGAAAGGCGTGGCAAAGACTGTAACTAAGCAGCGTGTCGAAAGCCATTTTGACTTGGAGCTTCGAGCTGCTGTCATGCATGACGTTCTTGATGCCATGCCGGAGGGCATCAAGCAAAACAAGGCAAGAACTATCTTGCAACATCTGAGCGAGGCGTGGCGTTGCTGGAAAGCAAATATTCCTTGGAAGGTTCCTGGTTTGCCAGTTCCTATTGAGAATATGATTCTTCGTTATGTCAAATCAAAGGCAGACTGGTGGACAAATGTTGCCCACTATAATCGCGAGCGCATAAGAAGAGGTGCTACAGTAGATAAGACAGTTTGTCGGAAGAATCTTGGAAGATTAACTCGCCTTTGGCTAAAGGCAGAGCAGGAGCGACAGCACAATTATCTGAAAGATGGTCCATATGTTACACCTGAAGAGGCAGTTGCAATCTACACGACAACCGTGCACTGGTTGGAGTCGAGAAAGTTCAGCCCCATTCCGTTCCCTCCATTGTCATACAAACATGATACAAAGCTACTTATCCTTGCTTTGGAGAGGCTGAAGGAATCTTATAGCGTGGCTGTAAGATTGAACCAGCTTCAAAGAGAGGAGCTGGGTCTCATTGAACAAGCCTATGATAATCCACACGAGGCATTGTCACGAATTAAGCGTCACTTGCTCACTCAGCGTGCCTTCAAAGAAGTCGGTATTGAGTTCATGGATTTGTATAGCTATCTTATTCCAGTTTATGAGATTGAACCTCTTGAGAAGATTACGGATGCATATCTTGATCAATATTTATGGTATGAGGGTGACAAACGTCATCTCTTTCCAAACTGGATCAAGCCTGCAGATTCTGAGCCACCCCCGCTCTTGGTTTATAAATGGTGTCAGGGAATAAACAATTTACAGAGCGTATGGGACACAAGTGAGGGGCAGTGTGTGGTGATGCTTCAAACGAAGTTTGAGAAGTTCTTTGAAAAGATTGACTTGACAATGCTAAATAGGCTTCTACGTCTTGTCCTTGATCATAATATTGCTGATTATGTCACTGCAAAAAACAACGTGGTATTGTCTTACAAAGATATGAGTCATACAAATTCTTATGGTCTTATACGTGGTCTTCAGTTTGCATCGTTTGTTGTACAATATTATGGGCTTGTGTTGGATCTGTTGCTTCTTGGATTGACTCGAGCCAGTGAGATTGCTGGTCCACCCCAAATGCCAAATGAGTTCATCACTTATTGGGACACAAAGGTTGAGACTCGGCATCCTATCAGGCTGTATTCTCGATACATAGACAGGGTGCATATCTTGTTCCGCTTCACTCATGAAGAGGCTCGGGACCTTATCCAGCGATATCTGACTGAGCATCCAGATCCCAATAATGAAAATATGGTTGGATACAATAATAAGAAATGCTGGCCAAGAGATGCTCGAATGAGGCTCATGAAACATGATGTCAATCTTGGAAGGAGTGTTTTTTGGGATATGAAGAACCGTCTTCCTCGAAGTATCACCACTTTGGAGTGGGAAAACAGCTTTGTTTCTGTTTACAGTAAGGATAATCCAAATTTGCTTTTCAGCATGTGTGGGTTTGAAGTTCGAATACTTCCCAAGATAAGAATGAGTCAAGAAGCATTTAGCAACACGAGGGATGGGGTCTGGAATTTGCAGAATGAACAGACAAAGGAGAGGACTGCAGTTGCTTTCTTACGGGTTGATGATGAACACATGAAGGTGTTTGAAAATCGTGTGAGGCAGATTCTTATGTCTTCAGGGTCTACAACATTTACAAAAATTGTCAACAAATGGAATACAGCACTTATTGGTCTTATGACTTATTTCCGTGAAGCAACTGTACATACACAAGAGCTGTTGGATTTGCTGGTCAAGtgtgaaaataaaatacagaCCCGTATTAAGATTGGGTTGAATTCAAAGATGCCTAGCAGGTTTCCGCCTGTCATTTTCTACACACCAAAAGAAATTGGAGGACTTGGTATGTTATCTATGGGTCATATATTGATTCCACAAAGTGACCTCCGATACAGTCAGCAGACGGATGTTGGTGTGACTCACTTTAGGAGTGGAATGAGTCATGAAGAGGACCAGCTGATTCCAAATCTTTACCGGTACATACAACCATGGGAGAGTGAATTTATAGATTCACAGCGTGTTTGGGCAGAATATGCACTGAAAAGGCAGGAAGCTCAGGCACAAAATAGGCGTCTAACGCTTGAAGATTTGGAA GATTCATGGGATAGGGGAATTCCACGAATAAATACTTTGTTCCAGAAGGACAGGCACACTTTAGCATATGACAAAGGGTGGAGAGTTCGCACAGATTTTAAGCAGTACCAAGTCTTGAAACAGAATCCTTTCTGGTGGACACACCAGAGGCATGATGGAAAATTATGGAACTTAAACAACTACCGAACTGATGTTATTCAAGCCCTTGGAGGTGTTGAGGGAATCCTTGAGCATACATTATTCAAAGGAACATA CTTTCCTACTTGGGAGGGGCTCTTCTGGGAGAAGGCATCTGGTTTTGAGGAGTCGATGAAGTATAAGAAGTTGACCAATGCACAAAGATCTGGGCTCAACCAAATCCCCAATCGTAGGTTTACTCTTTGGTGGTCACCTACCATAAATCGTGCCAATGTTTATGTCGGTTTCCAAGTGCAGCTAGATTTAACTGGAATCTTCATGCATGGCAAGATTCCGACCTTGAAGATTTCACTGATTCAGATATTCCGTGCTCACTTGTGGCAGAAGATTCATGAAAGTGTTGTCATGGATCTCTGTCAGGTTTTGGATCAAGAGTTGGATGCGTTGGAAATTGAAACAGTGCAGAAGGAAACAATACATCCCAGGAAGAGTTACAAAATGAACAGCTCCTGTGCTGACATTCTTCTGTTTGCTGCTCATAGATGGCCAATGTCGAAACCTAGTCTAGTAGCTGAGCCAAAGGATGTGTTTGATCAGAAAGCTAGCAACAAGTACTGGATAGATGTACAACTCCGTTGGGGTGACTATGATTCCCATGATATTGAGCGTTACACCCGAGCTAAGTTTATGGACTATACCACTGACAACATGTCTATCTATCCTTCTCCCACAG GGGTGATGATTGGTCTCGATTTGGCTTATAATTTGCATTCTGCATTTGGTAACTGGTTTCCTGGGTCAAAACCCCTGCTTCAGCAAGCAATGAACAAGATCATGAAA TCAAATCCAGCCTTGTATGTGCTGAGGGAGCGAATAAGGAAAGGATTGCAGCTCTATTCTTCTGAGCCCACGGAACCATATTTGTCATCCCAAAACTATGGAGAGATCTTCAGCAACCAAATTATTTGGTTTGTTGATGACACAAATGTTTATCGTGTTACGATACATAAAACATTTGAAGGAAATCTCACGACAAAACCCATCAATGGAGCTATTTTCATATTCAATCCAAGGACTGGTCAGCTGTTCCTGAAG GTTATCCACACAAGTGTCTGGGCAGGACAGAAGCGTCTTGGTCAATTGGCCAAGTGGAAAACTGCTGAAGAAGTTGCTGCACTTGTGCGCTCTCTGCCTGTTGAAGAACAGCCGAAGCAAATTATTGTGACTCGTAAGGGAATGTTGGATCCATTGGAGGTTCATTTGCTTGATTTCCCCAACATAGTCATAAAAGGAAGTGAGCTGCAGCTTCCTTTCCAGGCTTGTCTGAAGATTGAGAAATTTGGTGATCTGATATTGAAGGCAACTGAACCGCAGATGGTTCTGTTCAACATTTATGATGATTGGTTGAAGAGTATTTCATCATACACTGCATTCTCCCGACTAATTCTGATTCTTCGTGCACTTCATGTAAACAATGAGAAGGCAAAGATGTTATTGAAGCCTGATAAAACAGTCATTACTGAGCCACACCACATCTGGCCTTCTCTTTCTGATGATCAATGGATGAAG GTTGAGGTTGCTCTAAGGGATCTCATATTATCTGACTATGCAAAAAAGAACAATGTGAATACATCGGCCTTGACACAATCCGAGATCCGTGACATTATACTTGGAGCTGAGATCACTCCACCTTCTCAACAAAGGCAGCAGATTGCAGAGATAGAAAAACAG GCTAAAGAAGCCAGTCAGCTGACAGCAGTCACAACAAGGACTACGAATGTGCATGGTGATGAACTCATTGTCACCACTACGAGTCCCTATGAGCAAAATGCTTTTGGTTCCAAAACAGATTGGCGTGTCAGGGCAATATCAGCCACAAATCTATATCTTCGTGTCAATCATATATATGTGAATTCAGAAGATATAAAG GAAACGGGTTACACCTATATTATGCCGAAgaacattttgaaaaaattcatctGCATTGCGGATCTGAGGACACAAATTGCCGGTTATTTGTATGGGATAAGCCCTCCTGACAACCCTCAGGTTAAGGAGATTCGTTGCATTGCCATGGCACCACAGTGGGGGACCCATCAGCAAGTTCATCTTCCATCAGCTCTTCCTGAGCATGATTTTCTCAACGACTTGGAACCTTTGGGATGGATGCACACGCAGCCGAATGAGCTTCCTCAGCTTTCTCCACAG GATCTCACCActcatgcaaagattttagAGAACACCAAGCAATGGGATGGGGAGAAATGCATCATCTTGACCTGCAGTTTCACTCCAGGTTCCTGCTCGTTAACTGCATACAAACTTACTCCATCTGGTTATGAGTGGGGACGTGTCAACAAAGACACCGGAAGCAATCCTCACGGATACCTTCCCACTCATTATGAGAAGGTCCAGATGCTTCTCAGTGACCGCTTCCTTGGTTTCTATATG ATTCCGGACACTGGGCCATGGAACTACAACTTCATGGGGGTGAAGCATACGCCTAGCATGAAGTATGGCATCAAGCTTGGGACCCCTAGGGAGTACTATCACGAGGACCATCGGCCGACCCATTACCTTGAGTTCAGCAACTTGGAGGAGGGTGACACAGTGGAGGGTGATCGCGATGATACCTTCACGTAA
- the LOC18781619 gene encoding U-box domain-containing protein 35, which translates to MGIRRQAEKREEAVALAIDKDRGSEYAIKWIAEHLLTRPGQSLTLVHVKQPTAAPALPNISKSGELPREVAKMIKYQVDAEAKDLFLPFRCFCTKKAIHWNEVILENADISKALINYVTANSIEILVLGAPSRNAFGFLRFKTRDIPSAVSKGAPDFCTVYVIGRGKITHSRPATGRLTPKPPLHNQIQQQPSQVYGSNDTQHMLHNLQSRGLLPLVLASCCILFPTTQVCESEITQSSTRSQLNNIKLKPPLTRAIPIRDKSYEALPESDGLSVSSERPSTDLMSNFPSMASRMTYQSSISSELDNRSSTSSHSGIKFIDMSSGRNEFSSSSIESGRSWSSTSRDEMENEMRRLRLELKQTMEMYSMACKEAVTAKHKEKELHQWKLKGECRIEEARQAEESAFALAQKEKLKSRAAIEAAKAAEKIAQLETEKRRKAEMKALRKDEGRKKSLDGLRYRKYTIEDIEAATNEFSPARKIGEGGYGPVFRGELDHTPVAIKVLRPDAAQGRSQFQKEVEVLSCIRHPNMVLLVGACPEYGCLVYEYMAKGSLEDRLFQRGNTPVIPWQLRFRIAAEIGTGLLFLHQTKPEPVVHRDLKPGNILLDHNYVSKISDVGLARLVPASVANCVSQYRITSMAGTFCYIDPEYQTTGMLGTKSDIFSLGVLLLQLITARPPMGLAHLVEEAIENGTFTEMLDPAVSDWPVEEAFKFAKLALQCTEMRRKDRPDLAKVVLPELNRLREIAEDCMNPFMLGGNGALSPIHVSCIT; encoded by the exons ATGGGAATAAGAAGGCAagcagaaaagagagaagaggctGTGGCATTGGCAATAGACAAGGATAGAGGAAGTGAATATGCTATCAAATGGATTGCTGAACATCTTCTCACCAGGCCCGGCCAATCCCTCACTTTGGTCCATGTTAAGCAACCAACTGCTGCTCCTGCCCTTCCCAACATATCTAAaa GTGGAGAACTGCCGAGGGAGGTTGCCAAGATGATCAAATACCAAGTTGATGCTGAAGCCAAAGACTTGTTCCTCCCATTCCGTTGCTTTTGCACCAAAAAGGCT ATTCATTGGAATGAAGTCATACTGGAGAATGCTGATATATCAAAAGCACTAATCAACTACGTCACGGCtaattcaattgagattttgGTACTTGGTGCACCATCAAGAAACGCCTTTGGATTTCTCAG attcaaaaCTAGAGACATTCCAAGCGCTGTGTCAAAAGGGGCACCAGACTTTTGCACTGTGTATGTCATTGGCAGAGGAAAGATAACACATTCGCGACCGGCTACAGGCCGTCTAACCCCAAAGCCTCCCCTGCATAATCAAATACAGCAGCAACCAAGCCAAGTTTATGGTTCAAATGATACACAACACATGCTGCACAACCTGCAGTCCAGAGGTTTGCTTCCTCTAGTTCTAGCATCATGCTGCATTTTATTTCCCACCACACAAGTATGTG AATCAGAGATAACACAATCTTCAACCCGTAGCCAGCTAAACAACATTAAACTCAA GCCACCATTAACAAGAGCAATACCTATAAGAGACAAATCATATGAGGCCTTGCCAGAGAGTGATGGGTTGTCGGTGAGCAGTGAAAGGCCAAGCACGGATCTCATGTCAAATTTTCCTAGTATGGCATCAAGAATGACCTATCAAAGTTCAATCAGCTCAGAGTTAGACAACAGAAGCTCTACGTCATCTCACTCCGGAATCAAGTTTATTGACATGAGCTCTGGACGGAATGAATTCTCATCGTCCTCAATTGAAAGTGGAAGATCATGGTCATCAACGAGCAGG GATGAAATGGAGAATGAGATGCGGAGGCTCAGGCTAGAGCTCAAGCAAACAATGGAGATGTACAGTATGGCCTGCAAGGAGGCAGTTACAGCAAAACATAAG GAAAAGGAGCTTCACCAATGGAAATTGAAAGGAGAGTGTAGAATAGAAGAGGCGCGACAAGCTGAGGAATCTGCATTTGCACTTGCACAGAAGGAGAAACTAAAAAGTAGGGCAGCCATAGAGGCAGCAAAAGCAGCTGAAAAGATTGCACAACtggaaacagaaaaaaggCGGAAAGCAGAAATGAAAGCTCTTAGAAAAGATGAAGGGAGGAAGAAATCACTAGACGGTCTCAGGTACAGGAAATACACaattgaagatattgaagCGGCAACAAATGAATTTTCCCCAGCTCGCAAGATTGGGGAAGGAGGCTATGGTCCAGTATTCAGAGGTGAACTGGACCATACGCCGGTGGCAATAAAAGTTCTGCGTCCAGATGCAGCCCAAGGACGGTCACAGTTCCAGAAAGAG GTTGAAGTATTGAGCTGCATTAGACATCCAAACATGGTTCTCCTTGTTGGAGCCTGCCCAGAGTATGGTTGTCTGGTCTATGAGTACATGGCTAAAGGGAGCTTAGAAGACCGTCTCTTCCAGCGAGGCAACACCCCAGTGATTCCTTGGCAGCTAAGGTTCAGAATTGCTGCAGAAATTGGGACTGgacttttgtttcttcatcAAACCAAGCCCGAACCAGTTGTGCACCGGGACCTAAAACCTGGCAACATTTTGCTAGACCACAACTATGTGAGCAAGATCAGTGATGTAGGTTTGGCCAGGCTTGTCCCTGCATCAGTAGCTAACTGTGTCTCTCAATACCGCATAACATCAATGGCTGGAACGTTCTGTTACATCGACCCGGAGTATCAAACAACCGGCATGCTTGGAACAAAATCTGATATATTTTCACTCGGGGTGCTGCTCCTGCAACTAATAACAGCCAGGCCACCAATGGGTTTGGCTCACCTTGTTGAGGAGGCCATTGAGAATGGGACCTTCACTGAGATGCTTGACCCTGCAGTTTCTGACTGGCCTGTTGAGGAAGCCTTCAAATTTGCCAAGCTAGCTTTACAGTGCACTGAAATGCGGAGAAAAGACAGGCCGGATCTTGCCAAGGTTGTGCTCCCTGAGCTTAACAGATTAAGAGAAATCGCTGAAGATTGCATGAATCCTTTCATGCTGGGGGGTAATGGAGCACTCTCACCAATACATGTAAGTTGCATAACATAA
- the LOC18783066 gene encoding uncharacterized protein LOC18783066 yields the protein MKILNLIERRCLAPLKRDDVVRVSDARSVTNHHSYKKLPQLPLLKLSVLKLDGSVFEIHVGRTATIAELKQAVEEFFGLLEGKIPWSLVWGHFCLCYVGQKLTNEKAYIRNFGIKDGDQLQFIRHMSISNSPLKRQSKSESVPYKQHSTLTYGSNGHKDEEESGLEGSENNAVHEDNSNEDLEEGPVPQFKVVHYLSGWLSCSKVMRGLKKGIRRQGPSIEIQAIRKLI from the exons ATGAAGATTTTGAATCTGATAGAGAGGCGGTGTTTGGCTCCGCTCAAGCGAGACGACGTCGTTCGTGTGAGTGATGCGCGGTCCGTCACCAACCACCACTCGTACAAGAAACTCCCTCAGCTTCCGCTCCTCAAGCTCTCCGTTCTCAAGCTCGATGGCTCTGTTTTCg AAATTCATGTTGGGAGGACTGCTACAATAGCAGAGCTCAAACAAGCAGTAGAAgagttttttggtttgttggaAGGCAAGATTCCATG GTCACTAGTTTGGGGGCATTTCTGCTTGTGCTATGTAGGTCAGAAGCTAACCAATGAGAAGGCGTACATTCGGAACTTTGGAATCAAGGATGGAGATCAA CTTCAGTTCATTAGGCATATGTCCATCAGCAACTCACCATTAAAAAGACAGTCCAAGAGTGAGAGTGTTCCTTATAAACAGCACTCAAC GTTGACATATGGATCAAATGGACACAAGGATGAAGAAGAGAGTGGTTTGGAGGGTTCTGAAAACAATGCAGTTCATGAGGACAACTCCAATGAAGATCTGGAGGAAGGCCCTGTGCCTCAATTCAAGGTGGTTCACTACTTGAGTGGGTGGCTCTCATGCTCCAAGGTCATGAGGGGTCTCAAAAAAGGGATCCGAAGGCAGGGTCCATCCATCGAAATCCAGGCTATTAGGAAGCTGATCTAG